The Collimonas fungivorans Ter331 genome has a segment encoding these proteins:
- a CDS encoding rod shape-determining protein yields MFGFLRSYFSNDLAIDLGTANTLIYVRDQGIVLDEPSVVAIRQQGGPNGKKTIQAVGREAKQMLGKVPGNIEAIRPMKDGVIADFTVTEQMLKQFIRMVHDTKLFKPSPRIIICVPCGSTQVERRAIRESALGAGASQVFLIEEPMAAAIGAGLPVSDATGSMVVDIGGGTTEVGIISLGGMVYKGSVRVGGDKFDEAIVNYIRRNYGMLIGEQTAEAIKKEIGSAFPGSEVREMEVKGRNLSEGIPRSFTISSNEILEALTDPLNNIVSAVKNALEQTPPELGADIAEKGMMLTGGGALLRDLDRLLMEETGLPVIVAEDPLTCVVRGSGMALERMDKLGSIFSYE; encoded by the coding sequence ATGTTTGGATTTTTACGCAGTTACTTTTCGAATGACCTGGCGATTGACCTGGGTACCGCGAATACGCTGATTTATGTACGCGATCAAGGTATTGTCCTGGATGAGCCATCGGTTGTTGCAATTCGCCAGCAAGGCGGCCCTAACGGCAAGAAGACCATTCAAGCCGTCGGGCGGGAAGCAAAACAGATGCTGGGCAAGGTCCCCGGCAACATCGAAGCGATCCGGCCTATGAAAGACGGCGTGATCGCCGACTTTACCGTCACCGAGCAGATGCTCAAGCAGTTCATCCGCATGGTGCACGACACCAAGCTGTTCAAACCATCGCCGCGCATCATCATCTGCGTGCCTTGCGGTTCGACCCAGGTTGAGCGCCGCGCGATCCGCGAATCGGCGCTGGGCGCCGGCGCATCGCAGGTGTTCCTGATCGAAGAACCGATGGCGGCGGCAATCGGCGCCGGCCTGCCGGTGTCGGACGCTACCGGTTCGATGGTGGTCGATATCGGCGGCGGCACTACCGAAGTCGGCATCATCTCGCTCGGCGGCATGGTCTACAAAGGTTCGGTGCGGGTCGGTGGCGACAAGTTCGACGAAGCCATCGTCAACTACATCCGCCGCAACTACGGCATGCTGATCGGCGAACAGACCGCCGAGGCAATCAAGAAAGAAATCGGTTCCGCCTTCCCGGGTTCGGAAGTGCGCGAAATGGAAGTCAAGGGACGCAACTTGTCGGAAGGCATCCCGCGTTCGTTCACCATCTCCAGCAATGAAATCCTGGAAGCCCTGACCGATCCGCTCAACAACATTGTTTCCGCCGTCAAGAACGCGCTGGAACAGACCCCGCCGGAACTGGGCGCGGACATCGCCGAGAAGGGCATGATGCTGACCGGCGGCGGCGCCTTGCTGCGCGACCTCGATCGCCTACTGATGGAAGAAACCGGCTTGCCGGTGATCGTCGCCGAAGACCCGCTGACCTGCGTGGTGCGCGGTTCCGGCATGGCGCTGGAGCGGATGGACAAGCTGGGCTCGATCTTTTCCTACGAGTAA
- the gatC gene encoding Asp-tRNA(Asn)/Glu-tRNA(Gln) amidotransferase subunit GatC: protein MSLALSDVKRIANLARLELTEDQAASTLDKLNGIFSLVEQMRAVDTTGIEPLSHPIAALQQDLSLRLRDDVVTESNHREEYQKVAPATEDGLYLVPKVIE, encoded by the coding sequence ATGTCATTAGCCCTTTCCGACGTTAAGCGCATTGCCAATCTGGCACGCCTCGAACTCACCGAAGACCAGGCCGCTTCCACGCTCGACAAACTGAACGGCATTTTCTCGCTGGTCGAGCAGATGCGCGCGGTAGACACCACCGGCATCGAGCCGTTGAGCCACCCGATTGCAGCGCTGCAGCAGGATTTGTCGCTGCGCTTGCGCGACGACGTGGTGACCGAATCGAATCATCGCGAGGAGTACCAGAAAGTGGCGCCGGCGACCGAAGACGGCCTGTACCTGGTGCCGAAGGTCATCGAATAA
- the gatA gene encoding Asp-tRNA(Asn)/Glu-tRNA(Gln) amidotransferase subunit GatA: MHTKTLKQLSLLLHEKKISAEELAQLYLARIGQSDLNAFLHVDQELTLQQARAADLRLAQNDSTPLTGVPIAHKDIFVTRGWRATAGSKMLENYTSPFDASVVEHFNNAGMVTLGKLNCDEFAMGSSNENSHFGPVKNPWDKTAIPGGSSGGSAAAVAARLTPAATATDTGGSIRQPASLCGVTGIKPTYGSVSRFGMIAFASSLDQAGPIAQTAEDCALLLNAMTGFDPRDSTSLERKKEDFSAGLEQDLKGLRIGIPREYFSSGLSADVEQAVRAALQEYEKLGATLVDISLPKTELSIPVYYVIAPAEASSNLSRFDGVRYGHRAADYKDLADMYKKSRAEGFGEEVKRRILVGAYVLSHGYYDAYYLQAQKIRRLIAQDFQNALTGPDRKCDVIMGPVSPTVAWDLGAKADDPVANYLADIYTLSTSLAGLPGMSIPCGFGQGEKNARRPVGLQIIGNYYEEARLLNVAHQYQRVTDWHLRSPE; the protein is encoded by the coding sequence ATGCATACCAAAACACTCAAGCAACTGTCGCTGCTGCTGCACGAAAAGAAGATCTCGGCCGAGGAACTGGCGCAACTGTACCTGGCCAGGATCGGGCAAAGCGACCTGAATGCATTCCTGCATGTCGACCAGGAATTGACGCTGCAACAGGCGCGCGCCGCCGACTTGCGCCTGGCGCAAAACGACAGTACGCCGCTGACCGGCGTGCCTATCGCCCACAAGGACATTTTCGTGACGCGCGGATGGCGCGCCACCGCCGGTTCGAAAATGCTGGAAAACTACACCAGCCCGTTCGACGCCAGCGTGGTGGAACACTTCAACAATGCCGGCATGGTGACTCTGGGCAAACTGAACTGCGATGAATTCGCCATGGGTTCGTCCAATGAAAATTCGCATTTCGGCCCGGTCAAGAATCCGTGGGACAAGACTGCGATTCCGGGCGGTTCCTCCGGCGGCTCAGCCGCCGCCGTCGCCGCGCGCCTGACGCCGGCCGCCACCGCCACCGACACCGGCGGTTCGATCCGCCAGCCAGCCTCATTGTGCGGCGTGACCGGCATCAAGCCGACCTACGGCAGCGTCTCGCGCTTCGGCATGATCGCCTTCGCTTCCTCACTGGACCAGGCCGGCCCGATCGCGCAGACCGCGGAAGATTGCGCCCTTCTGCTGAACGCCATGACCGGTTTCGATCCGCGCGATTCGACCAGCCTGGAACGCAAGAAAGAAGATTTCAGCGCCGGCCTGGAACAGGACCTGAAGGGCCTGCGCATCGGCATTCCGCGCGAATATTTCAGCAGCGGCCTGTCAGCCGATGTCGAACAGGCAGTGCGCGCAGCGCTGCAGGAATATGAAAAACTGGGCGCCACGCTGGTCGACATTTCGCTGCCGAAAACCGAGCTGTCGATCCCGGTCTACTACGTGATCGCGCCGGCCGAAGCATCGTCCAACCTGAGCCGCTTCGACGGCGTCCGCTACGGCCACCGCGCCGCCGACTACAAGGACCTGGCCGACATGTACAAGAAGTCGCGCGCGGAAGGTTTCGGCGAAGAAGTGAAGCGCCGCATCCTGGTCGGCGCCTACGTGCTGTCGCACGGTTATTACGACGCCTACTACCTGCAGGCGCAGAAAATCCGCCGCCTGATCGCCCAGGATTTCCAGAACGCGCTGACCGGCCCCGACCGCAAGTGCGATGTCATCATGGGGCCGGTATCGCCGACCGTGGCCTGGGACCTGGGCGCCAAGGCGGACGATCCGGTCGCCAACTACCTGGCCGACATCTACACGCTGTCGACCAGCCTGGCCGGCCTGCCGGGCATGTCGATACCCTGCGGTTTCGGCCAGGGTGAAAAGAATGCGCGGCGCCCGGTCGGGCTGCAGATCATCGGCAATTATTATGAGGAAGCCAGGCTGCTCAACGTCGCGCACCAGTACCAGCGCGTGACCGACTGGCATTTGCGCAGCCCTGAGTAA
- a CDS encoding DUF4124 domain-containing protein: MFFSTAGLLPLLAHGQIYTCKDAAGRTITGDHPMPECANSKVLELSKAGVVKREIPAPLTAEQKRQQQALDDKRRFELAAEEQRRQQDRALLSRYRSEADIEASRRYYLSLSQDLIKRDQVAIDDAQNQLKTANTEAEFYKHRKTLPMSLRNKIDDANRDIAYNQKNMADHQAELTHINGKFDETRKHYRELVGAMPEAQASR; encoded by the coding sequence GTGTTTTTCAGTACGGCAGGTTTGCTGCCGCTGCTTGCACACGGCCAGATTTATACCTGCAAGGATGCGGCAGGCCGTACCATCACCGGCGATCATCCGATGCCGGAATGTGCCAACAGCAAGGTGCTGGAGCTGAGCAAGGCCGGCGTGGTCAAGCGCGAAATCCCGGCGCCGCTGACGGCCGAGCAAAAGCGCCAGCAGCAGGCGCTGGACGACAAGCGCCGGTTTGAGCTGGCGGCGGAAGAGCAGCGGCGCCAGCAGGACCGCGCGCTGCTGTCGCGTTACCGCAGCGAAGCCGACATCGAGGCTTCGCGCCGCTATTATCTGTCGTTGTCGCAGGACCTGATCAAGCGCGACCAGGTGGCAATCGACGACGCCCAGAACCAGCTGAAAACCGCCAATACCGAAGCCGAGTTCTACAAACACCGGAAAACCTTGCCGATGTCGCTGCGCAACAAGATCGACGACGCCAATCGCGACATCGCCTACAACCAGAAAAACATGGCGGACCACCAGGCCGAGCTGACCCATATCAACGGCAAGTTCGACGAGACGCGGAAACACTACAGGGAATTGGTGGGTGCGATGCCGGAGGCGCAGGCTTCGCGCTAG
- the mreC gene encoding rod shape-determining protein MreC: MEYSPPPLFKQGASARAKAVICTLLALALLIADSRIHALLLLRQAVGTALYPLQMVALMPRDAANRVVDYFSSLSTVEKENQALRSQQGERAQQLQQAQQLASENAQLRKLLGVEQRLPVKSVMSEILYDARDQFARKVIMDRGSQQGVATGQPVIDDAGIVGQVTRVFPFTSEVTLLTDKDQAIPVQVLRNGLRSVAYGRGQSGYLDLRFMSSNADIQKGDLLVTSGIDGVYPAGLSVAKVVQVESKSADAFAHIVCEPVAGIDRHTQLLILLVDPNPVARPDDEAAIPNSKADILSKRRLTESTRDKTREAAKEAGKESNPEAARKNPQGAGVR, from the coding sequence ATGGAATACAGCCCACCACCCCTCTTCAAGCAAGGCGCTTCGGCCCGCGCCAAGGCGGTGATATGCACGCTGCTGGCGCTGGCGCTGCTGATTGCCGATTCGCGCATCCATGCCTTGCTGCTGCTGCGGCAGGCGGTCGGCACTGCGCTTTATCCCCTGCAGATGGTGGCCCTGATGCCGCGCGACGCCGCCAACCGGGTGGTCGATTATTTTTCGTCGCTGTCGACGGTGGAAAAAGAAAACCAGGCCCTGCGCAGCCAGCAAGGCGAACGCGCGCAGCAATTGCAGCAGGCGCAGCAGCTGGCTTCTGAAAATGCCCAGCTGCGTAAATTGCTCGGAGTTGAGCAACGGCTGCCGGTGAAATCGGTGATGAGTGAAATCCTGTACGACGCGCGCGACCAGTTTGCCCGCAAGGTGATCATGGACCGCGGTTCGCAGCAAGGCGTGGCCACCGGCCAGCCGGTGATCGACGACGCCGGCATCGTCGGCCAGGTGACGCGCGTATTCCCCTTTACCTCCGAGGTCACGCTGCTGACCGACAAGGACCAGGCGATCCCGGTGCAGGTGCTGCGCAACGGCTTGCGCAGCGTGGCTTACGGACGAGGCCAGTCGGGCTACCTGGACTTGCGTTTCATGTCTTCCAACGCCGATATCCAGAAGGGCGACCTGCTGGTGACGTCCGGCATCGACGGCGTCTATCCCGCCGGCCTGTCGGTAGCCAAGGTAGTGCAGGTCGAAAGCAAATCGGCCGACGCCTTTGCGCATATCGTCTGCGAACCGGTGGCCGGCATCGACAGGCACACTCAGCTGCTGATCCTGCTGGTGGATCCCAATCCCGTAGCGCGTCCGGACGATGAAGCCGCCATTCCCAACAGCAAGGCCGACATACTGAGCAAACGGCGGTTGACCGAAAGCACCCGCGATAAAACGCGAGAAGCCGCGAAAGAAGCCGGGAAAGAAAGCAATCCCGAAGCCGCTCGCAAAAATCCGCAAGGAGCCGGCGTCCGATGA
- the gatB gene encoding Asp-tRNA(Asn)/Glu-tRNA(Gln) amidotransferase subunit GatB has product MQWEVVIGLETHTQLSTKSKIFSGSSTQFGAAANTQASPVDLALPGVLPVLNRGAVERAIQFGLAVNATIAPQSIFARKNYFYPDLPKGYQISQFEIPVVQGGKVSFVLEKDGKSELRTVQLTRAHLEEDAGKSLHEDYQGMSGIDLNRAGTPLLEIVTEPDMRSAAEAVAYAKALHSLVMWLGICDGNMQEGSFRCDANVSVRPVGQAAYGTRSEIKNLNSFRFLEEAINYEVRRQIEVIEDGGKVVQETRLYDPDKKETRSMRSKEDSQDYRYFPDPDLPPLVIGAEWVERVRATMPELPGAMRERFVRDFGLSEYDAAVLTQSKAMAGYFEAVTVKAGKEQAKPAANWLMGDLSSALNRENVDVADAPVSAVQLALLLQRIADGTISNKIAKEVFGAMWEAKSAQENLADEIIESKDLRQISDSGALEKIIDEVLAANAKSVEEFRAGKEKAFNALIGQAMKATKGKADPAQLTELLKQKLTA; this is encoded by the coding sequence ATGCAGTGGGAAGTCGTGATCGGTCTGGAAACACATACGCAACTCTCGACCAAGTCAAAAATCTTCAGCGGCTCGTCGACCCAGTTCGGCGCCGCCGCCAACACCCAGGCCAGCCCGGTCGACCTGGCGCTGCCTGGCGTGCTGCCGGTGCTCAACCGCGGCGCGGTGGAGCGCGCGATCCAGTTCGGCCTGGCGGTGAACGCGACGATCGCGCCGCAATCGATCTTTGCCCGCAAAAACTATTTCTATCCCGACCTGCCGAAGGGCTACCAGATCAGCCAGTTTGAAATCCCGGTAGTCCAGGGCGGCAAGGTTTCCTTCGTCCTGGAAAAAGACGGCAAGAGCGAACTCAGGACGGTGCAGCTGACGCGCGCCCATCTGGAAGAGGACGCCGGCAAATCGCTGCACGAAGACTACCAAGGCATGAGCGGCATCGACCTCAACCGCGCCGGCACGCCGCTGCTGGAAATCGTCACCGAGCCCGACATGCGCAGCGCCGCCGAAGCGGTAGCCTACGCCAAGGCCTTGCATTCGCTGGTGATGTGGCTGGGGATTTGCGACGGCAACATGCAGGAAGGCTCGTTCCGCTGCGACGCCAACGTTTCGGTGCGGCCGGTCGGCCAGGCCGCTTACGGCACCCGCAGCGAAATCAAGAACCTGAACTCCTTCCGTTTCCTGGAAGAGGCGATCAACTACGAAGTGCGGCGCCAGATCGAAGTGATCGAAGACGGCGGCAAAGTGGTGCAGGAAACCCGCCTCTACGATCCGGACAAGAAAGAAACCCGTTCGATGCGCAGCAAGGAAGATTCCCAGGATTACCGCTATTTCCCGGACCCCGACCTGCCGCCGCTGGTGATCGGCGCCGAATGGGTTGAACGTGTGCGCGCCACCATGCCGGAACTGCCAGGCGCGATGCGCGAGCGTTTCGTGCGCGATTTCGGCCTGTCGGAATACGATGCCGCGGTGCTGACTCAATCGAAAGCGATGGCCGGCTACTTCGAAGCAGTGACGGTGAAAGCCGGCAAGGAGCAAGCCAAACCCGCCGCCAACTGGCTCATGGGCGACCTGTCTTCGGCGCTGAACCGGGAAAACGTCGACGTGGCCGATGCCCCTGTCAGTGCGGTACAGCTGGCGCTGCTGCTGCAACGCATCGCCGACGGCACGATCTCCAACAAGATCGCCAAGGAAGTATTCGGCGCCATGTGGGAAGCCAAATCCGCACAGGAAAACCTGGCTGACGAGATTATCGAAAGCAAGGATCTAAGGCAGATTTCCGATAGCGGCGCGCTGGAAAAAATCATCGATGAAGTGCTGGCGGCGAACGCCAAGTCAGTCGAGGAATTCCGCGCCGGCAAGGAAAAGGCGTTTAACGCCCTGATCGGCCAGGCCATGAAAGCCACCAAGGGCAAAGCCGATCCTGCGCAGCTGACCGAGCTGCTGAAGCAGAAACTGACTGCTTAA